One window of Bacillus alkalicellulosilyticus genomic DNA carries:
- a CDS encoding methyltransferase: protein MNEQYYDALLHIKTCGEQKGFLSSLHYHRYEATPYQALEFLFSHYQFNSNDQLVDFGCGKGRLAFFVNHLFSIPVIGIEMNETFYQEAMANKESYKKKHKVQANQIHFYPIVAETYEVAPKDNRFYFFNPFSVQIFMKVIHNILLSVEKEKREVELIIYYAADDYLYFLEHHTSFELKEEILLEDIYQNNPHERFLIYRLM from the coding sequence ATGAATGAACAGTACTATGACGCACTATTACATATAAAAACATGTGGAGAACAGAAAGGTTTTCTTTCCTCATTGCATTACCACCGATACGAAGCGACACCTTACCAAGCGTTAGAATTTCTTTTTTCACATTATCAGTTTAACTCCAATGACCAGCTCGTTGATTTTGGGTGTGGAAAAGGACGATTGGCTTTTTTTGTTAACCATTTGTTTAGTATACCTGTTATAGGAATTGAGATGAATGAAACTTTTTATCAGGAAGCTATGGCTAATAAAGAAAGCTATAAGAAAAAACACAAGGTACAAGCGAATCAAATTCATTTCTATCCTATCGTTGCGGAGACGTATGAAGTGGCCCCAAAAGATAATCGTTTTTATTTTTTTAACCCATTTTCAGTTCAGATTTTTATGAAGGTAATCCATAATATTTTATTGTCGGTGGAGAAGGAAAAACGAGAAGTTGAGCTAATTATCTATTATGCAGCGGATGATTATCTTTACTTTTTAGAACATCACACATCCTTTGAACTAAAAGAGGAAATCTTGCTAGAAGACATCTATCAAAATAATCCTCACGAACGATTTTTAATATATCGATTAATGTAG